Proteins encoded by one window of Lathyrus oleraceus cultivar Zhongwan6 chromosome 1, CAAS_Psat_ZW6_1.0, whole genome shotgun sequence:
- the LOC127102907 gene encoding uncharacterized mitochondrial protein AtMg00810-like translates to MTAIGNMVYFIGIEIMHSEKGIILHHLELELLKRFEPLNCKVVVTPANKNQKLDSDSDGDNVDATMFKQLVGSLRYLCNIRPNICYKFGMVSRFMSKPKWFHYQVTVKILRYINGTLKYEVLFPSSAETNSEVLSYSDFDWCGDTVDKRSDVIACQVVASEFTAESEDQSKQASKVDD, encoded by the exons atgactgcTATAGGAAATATGGTTTATTTTATAGGGATAGAGATTATGCATTCTGAGAAAGGCATCATTTTACATCATCttgaacttgagcttctgaagaggTTTGAGCCGCTGAATTGTAAAGTTGTTGTCACACCTGctaataaaaatcagaaattggaTTCTGATTCTGATGGTGATAATGTAGATGCGACAATGTTCAAGCAGTTGGTAGGctctctgaggtatttgtgtaatatCAGACCTAATATTTGCTATAAATTTGGAATGGTGAGTAGATTTATGAGTAAACCGAAATGGTTTCATTACCAAGTCACTGTCAAAATTCTGAGGTATATAAATGGAACTCTGAAGTATGAAGTTTTGTTCCCTTCTAGTGCTGAAACTAACTCAGAAGTTCTGAGTTACTCAGATtttgattggtgtggagacacAGTCGACAAAAGAA GTGACGTGATTGCATGTCAAGTTGTGGCTTCTGAATTTACTGCAGAATCTGAAGATCAAAGTAAACAAGCCTCTAAagttgatgattga